Proteins from a single region of Juglans microcarpa x Juglans regia isolate MS1-56 chromosome 5S, Jm3101_v1.0, whole genome shotgun sequence:
- the LOC121267236 gene encoding uncharacterized protein LOC121267236: MSSDKFDSFHLRFTRKNYSAWEFQFQLFVKGKESWGPVDGTDPALTDVAALSKWEIKDAQVMTWILNSVEPHLVLNLRPYKTVADMWKYLNKVYNQDNATRRFQLEYELVNFTQGSLSIEEYFSSFQNLWTDYSDIVYANVPTTVLSTI; encoded by the coding sequence ATGTCATCAGATAAGTTTGATTCCTTTCATCTTCGTTTTACTAGAAAGAACTACTCTGCTTGGGAgtttcaatttcaattatttgtcaAAGGAAAAGAATCGTGGGGTCCTGTTGATGGGACTGATCCTGCCCTTACAGATGTAGCGGCTTTGTCTAAGTGGGAAATCAAGGATGCTCAGGTTATGACCTGGATCCTTAACTCGGTTGAGCCTCACCTTGTTCTTAATCTGAGGCCTTATAAAACTGTCGCAGACATGTGGAAGTACCTAAACAAGGTCTACAATCAAGACAATGCGACTAGGAGGTTTCAATTGGAGTATGAGTTGGTTAATTTCACACAGGGAAGTCTCTCCATTGAGGaatatttttctagttttcaaAATCTTTGGACTGACTATTCTGACATTGTTTATGCTAATGTTCCCACTACAGTTCTCTCTACTATTTGA